A genomic window from Prosthecobacter sp. SYSU 5D2 includes:
- a CDS encoding Rrf2 family transcriptional regulator: MAMRLSLFTDYSLRVLIFGAVKEGPFPLHEVADAYNVSRHHLVKVVNNLTKQGYLNTRRGRGGGIELAMKPEDIQIGKLVRGTETSSPLVECFDLKTNTCPIHSCCGLKGAMSQALGAFYGTLDRYTLQDILGGGRKESLKQILLAPRPTRQEDPLEEGLAKDYESTSVMTVPLSPMVNGRLLGDMTI, from the coding sequence ATGGCGATGCGATTGAGTCTATTCACTGATTATTCCCTGCGAGTGCTGATTTTTGGAGCGGTGAAGGAGGGGCCGTTTCCACTTCATGAGGTCGCTGATGCATACAACGTCTCCCGGCACCATCTGGTGAAGGTGGTGAATAACCTGACCAAACAAGGGTATCTGAATACACGTCGGGGCCGGGGTGGCGGCATCGAGCTGGCGATGAAACCGGAGGACATTCAAATCGGAAAGCTCGTCCGGGGCACGGAGACCAGTTCCCCATTGGTGGAGTGTTTCGATCTGAAAACGAATACCTGCCCGATTCATTCCTGCTGTGGATTGAAGGGGGCCATGTCGCAGGCATTGGGGGCCTTTTATGGAACGCTGGACCGCTATACCCTGCAGGACATCCTGGGTGGAGGGAGGAAGGAGTCTTTGAAGCAAATTTTGTTAGCTCCTCGACCGACTAGACAAGAAGATCCTCTGGAAGAGGGCTTGGCAAAGGATTATGAGAGCACTTCTGTAATGACGGTACCTTTGTCGCCGATGGTAAACGGGCGGTTGCTGGGTGACATGACAATCTGA
- a CDS encoding DUF1501 domain-containing protein → MNTSLRSLDCLSRRQFAEHVAKTTLGVTLLPHLLKGQAAGDAKSLPGFGKAKNVIWLQMIGGMSHIDTLDPKTGDTKGPGDPIQTKAGYQLGGFLPTLAKDHSEKLAIIRSMTSKTGVHASGQYLMRTGYEQRGTIKHPVLGAWAQELLGKSSQSLPSTVCVGRAPEAGNGFFSAAYSPLPIHDPEAGLQYAEFGAPKDLIDKRLALLNKVDAGFRAKFEDTNLKAYTDFYDDTLKLLSTEDLNAFRLTEEDSAAREKYGMNKFGQGCMLARRLVERGVRFVEVAHGGWDMHNDIADAMEDNGTLLDTALSSLLSDLQSRGLLETTMVVLCSEFGRTPKINSRNGRDHHPKVFSTLLAGGPVKGGTIFGASDKDGFAPADKQVSIQDFHSTVGHAMGMDVNQIVMSPSNRPFTIGDKGTVITEVLS, encoded by the coding sequence ATGAACACTTCCCTCCGATCCCTCGACTGCCTATCGCGACGCCAGTTCGCGGAGCATGTGGCCAAGACCACCCTGGGGGTGACTTTGCTGCCGCATCTCCTGAAAGGCCAGGCGGCGGGCGATGCGAAATCGCTGCCCGGTTTTGGCAAGGCCAAGAATGTCATCTGGCTGCAGATGATCGGCGGCATGTCCCACATTGACACGCTGGACCCCAAAACGGGCGATACCAAAGGCCCTGGAGATCCCATCCAGACGAAGGCCGGTTACCAGCTTGGCGGCTTCCTGCCGACGCTGGCCAAAGACCATTCGGAAAAGCTGGCCATCATCCGCAGCATGACCTCCAAAACCGGGGTTCATGCCTCCGGCCAGTACCTGATGCGCACCGGCTATGAGCAGCGCGGCACGATCAAGCACCCGGTGCTGGGCGCCTGGGCGCAGGAGCTGCTGGGTAAAAGCAGCCAGTCCCTGCCCTCCACCGTCTGTGTGGGCCGTGCGCCGGAGGCTGGCAATGGCTTCTTTTCCGCCGCTTACAGCCCGCTGCCCATTCACGATCCGGAGGCCGGTCTCCAGTATGCCGAATTCGGCGCGCCCAAGGACCTCATTGATAAGCGCCTGGCCCTGCTGAACAAGGTGGATGCCGGTTTCCGCGCCAAATTTGAGGATACCAACCTCAAGGCCTATACCGATTTTTATGATGATACGCTGAAGCTGCTGAGCACGGAGGATCTGAATGCCTTCCGCCTCACGGAAGAGGACAGCGCCGCCCGTGAGAAGTATGGCATGAACAAATTTGGCCAGGGCTGCATGCTGGCCCGCCGCCTGGTGGAGCGCGGGGTGCGTTTTGTAGAAGTGGCCCACGGCGGCTGGGACATGCACAACGACATCGCTGACGCCATGGAGGACAATGGCACACTGCTGGATACCGCCCTGTCCTCCCTGCTGAGTGATCTGCAATCTCGCGGTCTTCTGGAAACGACGATGGTGGTGCTGTGCTCAGAATTCGGCCGCACGCCCAAGATCAACAGCCGGAATGGCCGTGACCATCATCCCAAAGTCTTCAGCACCCTCCTGGCCGGCGGCCCTGTCAAAGGCGGCACCATCTTTGGTGCCAGTGACAAGGACGGCTTCGCCCCCGCTGACAAGCAGGTCAGCATCCAGGATTTCCACAGTACGGTGGGCCATGCCATGGGCATGGATGTGAATCAGATTGTCATGTCACCCAGCAACCGCCCGTTTACCATCGGCGACAAAGGTACCGTCATTACAGAAGTGCTCTCATAA